In Bufo bufo chromosome 1 unlocalized genomic scaffold, aBufBuf1.1 SUPER_1_unloc_1, whole genome shotgun sequence, one genomic interval encodes:
- the LOC120982645 gene encoding histone H1A-like isoform X2 encodes MAETAPAAAAPPPPAEAAAKSKKQPRKSAAAAGGAKKSKKPSGPSVSELLVTAVSASKERSGVSLAALKKALAAGGCDVEKNNSRIKVAIRALVTKGTLTQVKGSGASGSFKLNKKQQETKDKVAAKKKKPAAKKPAATAAKKPAKSPKKPKKAPAKSPKEAKKPAAAKKAAKSPKKPKAAKPKAAKSPAKKAAKPKAAKSPAKKVAKPKKSAAKK; translated from the exons ATGGCAGAGACCGCGCCAGCAGCcgccgctcctcctcctcccgccgAAGCGGCCGCCAAGTCCAAGAAGCAGCCGAGGAAATCCGCCGCTGCAGCAGGGGGCGCCAAGAAAAGCAAGAAGCCGTCCGGTCCCAGCGTGTCCGAGCTCCTGGTCACAGCCGTGTCCGCCTCCAAGGAGCGCAGCGGGGTGTCTCTGGCCGCCCTGAAGAAGGCTCTGGCTGCCGGAGGATGCGATGTAGAGAAGAACAATAGCCGCATCAAGGTGGCCATCAGGGCTCTGGTCACCAAGGGGACCCTCACCCAGGTGAAGGGCAGCGGCGCCTCCGGCTCCTTCAAGCTCAACAagaagcagcaggagaccaaggaCAAGGTGGCGGCCAAGAAGAAGAAGCCGGCGGCCAAGAAACCTGCAGCTACTGCGGCCAAGAAACCCGCTAAATCCCCGAAGAAGCCCAAGAAGGCTCCGGCCAAGAGCCCGAAAGAGGCTAAGAAACCAGCCGCGGCCAAGAAAGCAGCCAAGAGCCCCAAGAAGCCGAAG GCGGCCAAACCCAAGGCTGCCAAGAGTCCGGCTAAGAAAGCAGCGAAACCCAAGGCTGCCAAGAGCCCAGCTAAGAAAGTGGCGAAACCCAAGAAGAGCGCGGCCAAGAAGTAA
- the LOC120982674 gene encoding histone H2A type 1-like: MSGRGKQGGKVRAKAKTRSSRAGLQFPVGRVHRLLRKGNYAQRVGAGAPVYLAAVLEYLTAEILELAGNAARDNKKTRIIPRHLQLAVRNDEELNKLLGGVTIAQGGVLPNIQAVLLPKKTESTKSAKSK, from the coding sequence ATGTCTGGACGCGGCAAACAAGGAGGCAAAGTCCGGGCTAAGGCCAAGACCCGCTCCTCCCGGGCAGGGCTCCAGTTCCCGGTCGGCCGAGTGCACAGGCTCCTCCGCAAGGGCAACTACGCCCAGAGGGTGGGCGCCGGCGCTCCCGTCTACTTGGCCGCTGTGCTCGAGTATCTCACCGCCGAGATCCTGGAGCTGGCCGGCAATGCCGCCCGCGACAACAAGAAGACCCGCATCATCCCCCGCCACCTGCAGCTGGCCGTGCGCAACGACGAGGAGCTCAACAAGCTGCTGGGCGGCGTCACCATCGCCCAGGGAGGCGTCCTGCCCAACATCCAGGCCGTGCTGCTGCCCAAGAAGACCGAGAGCACCAAGTCGGCCAAGAGCAAGTGA
- the LOC120982702 gene encoding histone H3 has translation MARTKQTARKSTGGKAPRKQLATKAARKSAPATGGVKKPHRYRPGTVALREIRRYQKSTELLIRKLPFQRLVREIAQDFKTDLRFQSSAVMALQEASEAYLVGLFEDTNLCAIHAKRVTIMPKDIQLARRIRGERA, from the coding sequence ATGGCCAGAACCAAGCAGACAGCCCGTAAGTCCACCGGCGGGAAAGCTCCCCGCAAGCAGCTGGCCACTAAGGCCGCCAGGAAGAGCGCCCCCGCCACTGGCGGAGTCAAGAAGCCTCACCGCTACCGGCCCGGGACCGTCGCTCTCCGGGAGATCCGGCGCTACCAGAAGTCCACCGAGCTGCTCATCCGGAAGCTGCCCTTCCAGCGCCTGGTGAGAGAGATCGCCCAGGACTTCAAGACCGACCTTCGCTTCCAGAGCTCGGCCGTCATGGCCCTGCAGGAGGCCAGCGAGGCTTACCTGGTCGGGCTCTTCGAGGACACCAACCTCTGCGCCATCCACGCCAAGCGGGTCACCATCATGCCCAAGGATATCCAGCTGGCCCGCAGGATCCGAGGGGAGAGGGCTTAG
- the LOC120982690 gene encoding histone H2B type 2-F translates to MPDPAKSAPAPKKGSKKAVTKVQKKDGKKRRKSRKESYAIYVYKVLKQVHPDTGISSKAMGIMNSFVNDIFERIAGEASRLAHYNKRSTITSREIQTAVRLLLPGELAKHAVSEGTKAVTKYTSAK, encoded by the coding sequence ATGCCCGATCCCGCCAAGTCCGCCCCAGCGCCCAAGAAGGGCTCCAAGAAAGCCGTCACCAAGGTCCAGAAGAAGGACGGCAAGAAGCGGAGGAAGAGCAGGAAGGAGAGCTATGCCATCTACGTCTACAAGGTGCTGAAGCAGGTCCACCCCGACACCGGCATCTCCTCCAAGGCCATGGGCATCATGAACTCCTTCGTCAACGACATCTTCGAGCGCATCGCAGGGGAAGCCTCCCGCCTGGCTCACTACAACAAGCGCTCCACCATCACCTCCCGGGAGATCCAGACCGCCGTGCGCCTGCTGCTGCCCGGAGAGCTGGCCAAGCACGCCGTCTCCGAGGGCACCAAGGCCGTCACCAAGTACACCAGCGccaagtga
- the LOC120982645 gene encoding histone H1C-like isoform X1 encodes MAETAPAAAAPPPPAEAAAKSKKQPRKSAAAAGGAKKSKKPSGPSVSELLVTAVSASKERSGVSLAALKKALAAGGCDVEKNNSRIKVAIRALVTKGTLTQVKGSGASGSFKLNKKQQETKDKVAAKKKKPAAKKPAATAAKKPAKSPKKPKKAPAKSPKEAKKPAAAKKAAKSPKKPKAAPKKLAKSPAKKAAKPKAAKSPAKKAAKPKAAKSPAKKVAKPKKSAAKK; translated from the coding sequence ATGGCAGAGACCGCGCCAGCAGCcgccgctcctcctcctcccgccgAAGCGGCCGCCAAGTCCAAGAAGCAGCCGAGGAAATCCGCCGCTGCAGCAGGGGGCGCCAAGAAAAGCAAGAAGCCGTCCGGTCCCAGCGTGTCCGAGCTCCTGGTCACAGCCGTGTCCGCCTCCAAGGAGCGCAGCGGGGTGTCTCTGGCCGCCCTGAAGAAGGCTCTGGCTGCCGGAGGATGCGATGTAGAGAAGAACAATAGCCGCATCAAGGTGGCCATCAGGGCTCTGGTCACCAAGGGGACCCTCACCCAGGTGAAGGGCAGCGGCGCCTCCGGCTCCTTCAAGCTCAACAagaagcagcaggagaccaaggaCAAGGTGGCGGCCAAGAAGAAGAAGCCGGCGGCCAAGAAACCTGCAGCTACTGCGGCCAAGAAACCCGCTAAATCCCCGAAGAAGCCCAAGAAGGCTCCGGCCAAGAGCCCGAAAGAGGCTAAGAAACCAGCCGCGGCCAAGAAAGCAGCCAAGAGCCCCAAGAAGCCGAAGGCTGCCCCCAAGAAGCTGGCCAAGAGTCCGGCTAAGAAGGCGGCCAAACCCAAGGCTGCCAAGAGTCCGGCTAAGAAAGCAGCGAAACCCAAGGCTGCCAAGAGCCCAGCTAAGAAAGTGGCGAAACCCAAGAAGAGCGCGGCCAAGAAGTAA
- the LOC120982652 gene encoding histone H1A-like — protein sequence MAETAPAAAAPPAEAAAKSKKQPRKSAAAAGGAKKSKKPSGPSVSELLVTAVSASKERSGVSLAALKKALAAGGCDVEKNNSRIKVAIRALVTKGTLTQVKGSGASGSFKLNKKQQESKDKAAAKKKKPAAAKKPAATAAKKPAKSPKKPKKAPAKSPKKAKKPAAAKKAAKKPKAAPKKLAKSPAKKAAKPKDAKSPAKKAAKPKAAKSPAKKAAKAKKSAAKK from the coding sequence ATGGCAGAGACCGCGCCAGCAGCCGCCGCTCCTCCCGCCGAAGCGGCCGCCAAGTCCAAGAAGCAGCCGAGGAAATCCGCCGCGGCAGCAGGGGGCGCCAAGAAAAGCAAGAAGCCGTCCGGTCCCAGCGTGTCCGAGCTCCTGGTCACAGCCGTGTCCGCCTCCAAGGAGCGCAGCGGGGTGTCTCTGGCCGCCCTGAAGAAGGCTCTGGCTGCCGGAGGATGCGATGTAGAGAAGAACAATAGCCGCATCAAGGTGGCCATCAGGGCTCTGGTCACCAAGGGGACCCTCACCCAGGTGAAGGGCAGCGGCGCCTCCGGCTCCTTCAAGCTCAACAAGAAGCAGCAGGAGAGCAAGGACAAGGCGGCGGCCAAGAAGAAGAAGCCGGCGGCGGCCAAGAAACCTGCAGCTACTGCGGCCAAGAAACCCGCTAAATCCCCGAAGAAGCCCAAGAAGGCTCCGGCCAAGAGCCCGAAAAAGGCTAAGAAACCAGCCGCGGCCAAGAAAGCAGCCAAGAAGCCGAAGGCTGCCCCCAAGAAGCTGGCCAAGAGTCCGGCTAAGAAGGCGGCCAAACCCAAGGATGCCAAGAGTCCGGCTAAGAAGGCGGCCAAACCCAAGGCTGCCAAGAGTCCGGCTAAGAAAGCGGCGAAAGCCAAGAAGAGCGCGGCCAAGAAGTAA